The following proteins come from a genomic window of Andrena cerasifolii isolate SP2316 chromosome 6, iyAndCera1_principal, whole genome shotgun sequence:
- the Tmep gene encoding transmembrane endosomal protein isoform X2 → MSSTVATEPSAIVKSMIDGMTSTTTVTAISKEEAAPIFLQTRAAQGITGAFVWVALFLTCQQIYQHLRWYTNPTEQRWIVRILFIVPIYATYSWISLLFFNSESYYVYFFTVRDCYEAFVIYNFLSLCYEYLGGEGNIMSEIRGKPIRSDCLYGTCCLVGKTYTIGFLRFCKQATLQFCLVKPVMAFVIIFLQAFGHYRDGDWSPDGGYIYITIIYNISVSLALYGLFLFYFATRDLLTPFEPVLKFCTVKSVIFLSFWQGVLLAILEKANVISPISLGQSTSAGTVSAGYQNFLICIEMLFAAIALRYAFPYQVYAAGCVTDSRGRSVTMQSISSSLKETMNPKDIMTDAIHNFHPQYQQYTQYSSDVNTNLPYEKL, encoded by the exons ATGAGTAGTACCGTGGCAACGGAGCCTTCTGCGATAGTAAAGTCTATGATCGACGGTATGACATCTACCACCACTGTCACTGCGATTTCCAAGGAGGAGGCAGCTCCTATATTCTTACAGACACGAGCTGCTCAAGGTATCACCGGTGCGTTTGTTTGGGTCGCGTTGTTTTTAACATGTCAACAG ATTTATCAACACTTAAGGTGGTATACCAATCCAACGGAGCAAAGATGGATAGTGAGAATTCTATTTATAGTCCCGATCTACGCGACTTACTCTTGGATCTCTCTATTATTTTTCAACAGCGAAAGTTATTACGTTTATTTCTTCACTGTACGAGACTGTTACGAAGCATTTGTTATATATAACTTCCTGTCTCTGTGCTACGAGTACCTGGGTGGCGAAGGAAACATTATGTCCGAGATACGCGGCAAACCTATTCGTTCTGACTGCCTATATGGAACTTGTTGCCTAGTTGGGAAAACATATACTATCGGATTTCTCAGATTTTGCAAACAAGCCACTCTGCAGTTCTGCTTAGTAAAGCCGGTAATGGCATTCGTCATTATATTCCTTCAAGCATTTGGACATTACAGAGACGGAGATTGGTCCCCGGACGGGGGCTATATTTATATaactataatttataatatcagCGTATCTCTTGCCTTGTACGGGCTTTTCCTCTTCTATTTTGCTACGAGAGACCTGTTGACCCCGTTCGAAcctgttttaaaattttgtaccgTCAAGAGCGTCATCTTCCTCTCATTTTGGCAAG GAGTTCTGCTGGCTATTCTTGAAAAAGCAAATGTAATTTCACCTATAAGCTTAGGCCAGTCCACCAGTGCTGGCACAGTTTCTGCTGGTTATCAGAACTTTCTGATCTGCATAGAAATGTTATTTGCCGCTATAGCATTGCGCTACGCATTCCCTTATCAAGTATACGCGGCTGGGTGTGTTACTGACTCGAGAGGAAGGAGCGTGACGATGCAAAGTATTAGCAGCAGTTTAAAG GAAACTATGAACCCTAAAGACATAATGACTGATGCCATCCACAATTTTCACCCCCAATATCAGCAATATACACAGTATAGCTCTG aCGTTAATACCAACTTGCCGTATGAAAAACTATGA
- the Tmep gene encoding transmembrane endosomal protein isoform X4: protein MSSTVATEPSAIVKSMIDGMTSTTTVTAISKEEAAPIFLQTRAAQGITGAFVWVALFLTCQQIYQHLRWYTNPTEQRWIVRILFIVPIYATYSWISLLFFNSESYYVYFFTVRDCYEAFVIYNFLSLCYEYLGGEGNIMSEIRGKPIRSDCLYGTCCLVGKTYTIGFLRFCKQATLQFCLVKPVMAFVIIFLQAFGHYRDGDWSPDGGYIYITIIYNISVSLALYGLFLFYFATRDLLTPFEPVLKFCTVKSVIFLSFWQGVLLAILEKANVISPISLGQSTSAGTVSAGYQNFLICIEMLFAAIALRYAFPYQVYAAGCVTDSRGRSVTMQSISSSLKETMNPKDIMTDAIHNFHPQYQQYTQYSSGP from the exons ATGAGTAGTACCGTGGCAACGGAGCCTTCTGCGATAGTAAAGTCTATGATCGACGGTATGACATCTACCACCACTGTCACTGCGATTTCCAAGGAGGAGGCAGCTCCTATATTCTTACAGACACGAGCTGCTCAAGGTATCACCGGTGCGTTTGTTTGGGTCGCGTTGTTTTTAACATGTCAACAG ATTTATCAACACTTAAGGTGGTATACCAATCCAACGGAGCAAAGATGGATAGTGAGAATTCTATTTATAGTCCCGATCTACGCGACTTACTCTTGGATCTCTCTATTATTTTTCAACAGCGAAAGTTATTACGTTTATTTCTTCACTGTACGAGACTGTTACGAAGCATTTGTTATATATAACTTCCTGTCTCTGTGCTACGAGTACCTGGGTGGCGAAGGAAACATTATGTCCGAGATACGCGGCAAACCTATTCGTTCTGACTGCCTATATGGAACTTGTTGCCTAGTTGGGAAAACATATACTATCGGATTTCTCAGATTTTGCAAACAAGCCACTCTGCAGTTCTGCTTAGTAAAGCCGGTAATGGCATTCGTCATTATATTCCTTCAAGCATTTGGACATTACAGAGACGGAGATTGGTCCCCGGACGGGGGCTATATTTATATaactataatttataatatcagCGTATCTCTTGCCTTGTACGGGCTTTTCCTCTTCTATTTTGCTACGAGAGACCTGTTGACCCCGTTCGAAcctgttttaaaattttgtaccgTCAAGAGCGTCATCTTCCTCTCATTTTGGCAAG GAGTTCTGCTGGCTATTCTTGAAAAAGCAAATGTAATTTCACCTATAAGCTTAGGCCAGTCCACCAGTGCTGGCACAGTTTCTGCTGGTTATCAGAACTTTCTGATCTGCATAGAAATGTTATTTGCCGCTATAGCATTGCGCTACGCATTCCCTTATCAAGTATACGCGGCTGGGTGTGTTACTGACTCGAGAGGAAGGAGCGTGACGATGCAAAGTATTAGCAGCAGTTTAAAG GAAACTATGAACCCTAAAGACATAATGACTGATGCCATCCACAATTTTCACCCCCAATATCAGCAATATACACAGTATAGCTCTG GTCCATAA
- the Syx8 gene encoding syntaxin 8: MALLYIDDSDPWLKEYDACEKLFREIMEQLTLRNKHPKVSQVYASLSANVRIHLKQYNREVQQLKSKVDDALRSGTITIEEAERRTRQIEILQSRDIQLKQLYDTHSIDFASSRASLLTSGASAFADGGTTSWAADDDDNDDDDKPINVHVSVADLVTHQNRILQEQDKGLEELCVVIARQKEIGQTISNEVDHQNEIISNLGDHMDRTDESLVNKTRQVQTISTKDRTCGYWIVIILLFISIVTVSLV, from the exons ATGGCACTCCTTTATATCGACGACAGCGATCCGTG GTTAAAAGAGTACGATGCTTGCGAAAAACTGTTTAGAGAGATTATGGAGCAGCTTACTTTACGCAACAAGCATCCAAAAGTGTCCCAAGTGTATGCAAGCTTATCCGCGAATGTACGAATTCACCTGAAACAGTATAACAGGGAAGTTCAGCAGCTGAAAAGTAAAGTGGATGATGCATTGCGGTCTGGAACTAT AACTATCGAGGAAGCAGAACGAAGGACACGTCAGATAGAAATATTGCAAAGTAGAGATATACAATTGAAACAGTTATACGATACACATTCGATTGATTTCGCATCATCTCGTGCCAGTTTACTTACATCCGGGGCATCTGCTTTCGCGGATGGAGGTACAACTTCTTGGGCTGCCGATGACGATgataacgacgacgacgacaagccTATAAATGTTCATGTATCTGTTGCAGACCTTGTAACTCACCAAAACAGAATTTTACAAG AGCAAGATAAAGGATTAGAAGAATTGTGCGTAGTGATTGCGAGGCAAAAGGAAATTGGTCAGACTATCAGTAATGAAGTAGATCATCAGAATG AAATAATTAGCAATTTAGGTGATCATATGGATAGAACGGATGAATCGTTAGTTAACAAGACGCGTCAGGTGCAAACTATTAGTACCAAAGATCGTACATGTGGCTATTGGATAGTAATAATTCTTCTTTTCATTTCTATCGTTACGGTCTCTttggtttaa
- the LOC143370131 gene encoding uncharacterized protein LOC143370131 isoform X2, translated as MSGRPRRPSVKWESSTEEDDVYDSKYRMRLRESQRNMQQPSTGPFTSSVTENNTALESRKRGRGPSKRPCLNRNALMARENRLKKKVYLEEVENKLSFYQQENKNLLNTIKKQSIDIKRLSGEVSYLRSVLNNNTSITALLKTINDGLRKMSAQKNAFHLNHASEGPDQSVTRCKYTCCTNAKENILSSQNTNIFITNANNDPLMEHSATESQTHGYYVNPKKHVPFDIKSEPESKNAANAISSTTSSTSENSYLDSGKELGSLLPFPQADLPNAEQKKDTCAIGIDLDQLPTFNMDIFEDLPKCDEILNTVESLNDTSNLFMEEEISQNVDNTGICLHVNSDTVSLEFCSVCHLNSKSSGLN; from the exons ATGTCTGGGAGACCACGCCGACCGAGTGTCAAGTGGGAAAGTTCGACAGAGGAGGATGATGTATACGATTCCAAGTACAGGATGAGATTGAGGGAATCACAGAGGAATATGCAACAAccaag cactgggccatttacctcATCTGTAACTGAGAATAATACCGCCTTGGAATCACGAAAGCGAGGCAGAGGACCTTCCAAGAGGCCCTGCTTAAACAGAAATGCCTTGATGGCACGCGAGAACAGGCTCAAGAAGAAGGTGTACTTGGAGGAAGTAGAGAACAAACTTTCCTTTTATCAGCAAGAGAACAAGAACCTGCTCAACACTATAAAGAAACAGAGTATTGACATTAAACGGCTGAGTGGAGAAGTCTCTTATCTCAGAAGCGTATTGAATAACAACACCAGCATCACCGCACTGCTTAAAACTATCAATGACGGTCTCCGTAAGATGAGTGCGCAGAAGAACGCATTCCACCTGAATCATGCTTCCGAGGGGCCTGATCAATCGGTTACTCGATGTAAATATACGTGCTGCACGAATGCAAAGGAGAATATATTAAGCTCTCAGAATACTAACATATTTATTACCAATGCGAATAATGATCCACTAATGGAGCATAGCGCGACAGAAAGCCAAACGCACGGATATTACGTTAATCCCAAGAAGCATGTCCCTT TTGATATCAAGAGTGAACCGGAAAGCAAGAATGCAGCGAACGCCATAAGTTCAACTACGAGCTCGACATCGGAAAACAGTTATTTGGATAGTGGAAAAGAGTTGGGTAGTCTGTTGCCATTCCCTCAAGCAGATTTACCTAATGCGGAGCAGAAGAAGGATACATGTGCCATCGGCATTGACTTGGATCAATTGCCTACGTTTAATATGGATATATTCGAAGATCTTCCTAAGTGCGACGAGATACTGAACACAGTGGAGAGTCTAAACGATACGTCGAATCTTTTCATGGAGGAAGAAATCTCCCAGAATGTAGACAATACTGGAATCTGCCTACACGTGAATTCTGACACAGTATCTTTAGAATTCTGCTCAGTCTGTCATCTAAATAGTAAAAGCTCGGGATTAAATTGA
- the LOC143370131 gene encoding uncharacterized protein LOC143370131 isoform X1, translated as MSGRPRRPSVKWESSTEEDDVYDSKYRMRLRESQRNMQQPSTGPFTSSVTENNTALESRKRGRGPSKRPCLNRNALMARENRLKKKVYLEEVENKLSFYQQENKNLLNTIKKQSIDIKRLSGEVSYLRSVLNNNTSITALLKTINDGLRKMSAQKNAFHLNHASEGPDQSVTRCKYTCCTNAKENILSSQNTNIFITNANNDPLMEHSATESQTHGYYVNPKKHVPCKNSAIDKISSAFLDPDHTYTVLKYSAVDIKSEPESKNAANAISSTTSSTSENSYLDSGKELGSLLPFPQADLPNAEQKKDTCAIGIDLDQLPTFNMDIFEDLPKCDEILNTVESLNDTSNLFMEEEISQNVDNTGICLHVNSDTVSLEFCSVCHLNSKSSGLN; from the exons ATGTCTGGGAGACCACGCCGACCGAGTGTCAAGTGGGAAAGTTCGACAGAGGAGGATGATGTATACGATTCCAAGTACAGGATGAGATTGAGGGAATCACAGAGGAATATGCAACAAccaag cactgggccatttacctcATCTGTAACTGAGAATAATACCGCCTTGGAATCACGAAAGCGAGGCAGAGGACCTTCCAAGAGGCCCTGCTTAAACAGAAATGCCTTGATGGCACGCGAGAACAGGCTCAAGAAGAAGGTGTACTTGGAGGAAGTAGAGAACAAACTTTCCTTTTATCAGCAAGAGAACAAGAACCTGCTCAACACTATAAAGAAACAGAGTATTGACATTAAACGGCTGAGTGGAGAAGTCTCTTATCTCAGAAGCGTATTGAATAACAACACCAGCATCACCGCACTGCTTAAAACTATCAATGACGGTCTCCGTAAGATGAGTGCGCAGAAGAACGCATTCCACCTGAATCATGCTTCCGAGGGGCCTGATCAATCGGTTACTCGATGTAAATATACGTGCTGCACGAATGCAAAGGAGAATATATTAAGCTCTCAGAATACTAACATATTTATTACCAATGCGAATAATGATCCACTAATGGAGCATAGCGCGACAGAAAGCCAAACGCACGGATATTACGTTAATCCCAAGAAGCATGTCCCTTGTAAGAATTCCGCCATTGATAAGATTTCTTCAGCATTTTTAGATCCAGATCACACATATACCGTTTTAAAATATTCTGCAGTTGATATCAAGAGTGAACCGGAAAGCAAGAATGCAGCGAACGCCATAAGTTCAACTACGAGCTCGACATCGGAAAACAGTTATTTGGATAGTGGAAAAGAGTTGGGTAGTCTGTTGCCATTCCCTCAAGCAGATTTACCTAATGCGGAGCAGAAGAAGGATACATGTGCCATCGGCATTGACTTGGATCAATTGCCTACGTTTAATATGGATATATTCGAAGATCTTCCTAAGTGCGACGAGATACTGAACACAGTGGAGAGTCTAAACGATACGTCGAATCTTTTCATGGAGGAAGAAATCTCCCAGAATGTAGACAATACTGGAATCTGCCTACACGTGAATTCTGACACAGTATCTTTAGAATTCTGCTCAGTCTGTCATCTAAATAGTAAAAGCTCGGGATTAAATTGA
- the Tmep gene encoding transmembrane endosomal protein isoform X3, protein MSSTVATEPSAIVKSMIDGMTSTTTVTAISKEEAAPIFLQTRAAQGITGAFVWVALFLTCQQIYQHLRWYTNPTEQRWIVRILFIVPIYATYSWISLLFFNSESYYVYFFTVRDCYEAFVIYNFLSLCYEYLGGEGNIMSEIRGKPIRSDCLYGTCCLVGKTYTIGFLRFCKQATLQFCLVKPVMAFVIIFLQAFGHYRDGDWSPDGGYIYITIIYNISVSLALYGLFLFYFATRDLLTPFEPVLKFCTVKSVIFLSFWQGVLLAILEKANVISPISLGQSTSAGTVSAGYQNFLICIEMLFAAIALRYAFPYQVYAAGCVTDSRGRSVTMQSISSSLKETMNPKDIMTDAIHNFHPQYQQYTQYSSVNDEI, encoded by the exons ATGAGTAGTACCGTGGCAACGGAGCCTTCTGCGATAGTAAAGTCTATGATCGACGGTATGACATCTACCACCACTGTCACTGCGATTTCCAAGGAGGAGGCAGCTCCTATATTCTTACAGACACGAGCTGCTCAAGGTATCACCGGTGCGTTTGTTTGGGTCGCGTTGTTTTTAACATGTCAACAG ATTTATCAACACTTAAGGTGGTATACCAATCCAACGGAGCAAAGATGGATAGTGAGAATTCTATTTATAGTCCCGATCTACGCGACTTACTCTTGGATCTCTCTATTATTTTTCAACAGCGAAAGTTATTACGTTTATTTCTTCACTGTACGAGACTGTTACGAAGCATTTGTTATATATAACTTCCTGTCTCTGTGCTACGAGTACCTGGGTGGCGAAGGAAACATTATGTCCGAGATACGCGGCAAACCTATTCGTTCTGACTGCCTATATGGAACTTGTTGCCTAGTTGGGAAAACATATACTATCGGATTTCTCAGATTTTGCAAACAAGCCACTCTGCAGTTCTGCTTAGTAAAGCCGGTAATGGCATTCGTCATTATATTCCTTCAAGCATTTGGACATTACAGAGACGGAGATTGGTCCCCGGACGGGGGCTATATTTATATaactataatttataatatcagCGTATCTCTTGCCTTGTACGGGCTTTTCCTCTTCTATTTTGCTACGAGAGACCTGTTGACCCCGTTCGAAcctgttttaaaattttgtaccgTCAAGAGCGTCATCTTCCTCTCATTTTGGCAAG GAGTTCTGCTGGCTATTCTTGAAAAAGCAAATGTAATTTCACCTATAAGCTTAGGCCAGTCCACCAGTGCTGGCACAGTTTCTGCTGGTTATCAGAACTTTCTGATCTGCATAGAAATGTTATTTGCCGCTATAGCATTGCGCTACGCATTCCCTTATCAAGTATACGCGGCTGGGTGTGTTACTGACTCGAGAGGAAGGAGCGTGACGATGCAAAGTATTAGCAGCAGTTTAAAG GAAACTATGAACCCTAAAGACATAATGACTGATGCCATCCACAATTTTCACCCCCAATATCAGCAATATACACAGTATAGCTCTG TGAATGACGAAATCTAA
- the LOC143370130 gene encoding uncharacterized protein LOC143370130: protein MASSLSAYWVRFFKGAGFPQDVATKHAVVFSNNRIKPDMLPDLDKPSLKEMGIALMGDMIAILRYAKKVVEETTCERFLVDSEDSSGTPKPIAKKTVTKAPAKTVASKVKSDTVAVKKIVKVPTSLVKKTVTVKKPVSTSGEIITELANQKKQTVLKRKLEEEDEFDSTNEDEWNGTVKKVKSMDNKDEKVGYTVILPKGSTTRGQQILKKSMEQKRTVFDRLGDSSVTSTTNLAETLPTFNITGLGKDVLKRSVSVFNRLGDKDAKKDNIAQAGILKNGTTTNTGILKIKSPSARTSVITTNKVISKSVGTMRADQEASRKVMSNNVTQLVKTTKKISFNNTSSSNAKMTKPGIASGKLASERLTSIPAKARLGTVKTSAAKQVTFDRVMTVAHVKKPDVFSRLGI, encoded by the exons ATGGCATCTTCGTTATCAG CGTATTGGGTGAGATTCTTTAAGGGTGCAGGATTTCCCCAAGACGTAGCCACAAAGCACGCAGTCGTGTTCTCTAATAATCGCATCAAGCCGGACATGTTACCCGATTTAGATAAGCCCAGTCTCAAAGAAATGGGCATAGCTTTAATGGGAGATATGATCGCTATTTTGAGATACGCAAAGAAAGTAGTCGAAGAGACAACTTGCGAAAGGTTCCTTGTTGATAGCGAAGACTCCTCTGGAACACCTAAGCCAATAGCAAAGAAAACGGTAACCAAGGCACCTGCTAAAACAGTAGCTTCTAAAGTTAAATCTGATACCGTTGCTGTGAAAAAGATTGTTAAAGTTCCAACCAGCTTGGTAAAAAAGACCGTTACCGTTAAGAAACCGGTATCGACGTCGGGAGAAATAATTACAGAGCTCGCTAATCAAAAGAAACAAACTGTTCTTAAAAGGAAATTGGAAGAGGAAGACGAATTTGACAGTACCAACGAAGATGAATGGAACGGAACAGTCAAGAAGGTGAAATCAATGGACAATAAAGACGAGAAAGTGGGTTACACGGTAATACTTCCAAAAGGATCGACGACCAGAGGTCAACAGATCCTTAAAAAGTCCATGGAACAAAAGCGAACTGTATTCGACAGGCTGGGCGACAGTTCTGTAACTAGTACGACAAATCTAGCCGAAACATTGCCGACGTTTAATATCACGGGACTAGGGAAAGATGTTCTTAAAAGATCTGTAAGCGTTTTCAATCGGCTGGGAGATAAAGATGCCAAGAAAGATAATATCGCTCAAGCGGGTATACTGAAAAATGGAACGACAACTAACACAGGGATATTGAAGATTAAAAGTCCTAGCGCAAGAACCTCGGTTATTACGACAAacaaagtgatatcgaaaagtgTGGGTACAATGCGAGCGGATCAAGAAGCAAGTAGAAAAGTTATGTCGAATAATGTAACGCAATTagtaaaaacgacgaaaaagatTTCTTTCAATAATACATCTTCGAGCAATGCTAAGATGACAAAACCCGGTATTGCTTCGGGAAAATTAG CATCAGAACGACTGACTTCCATTCCGGCAAAAGCTCGGTTGGGTACAGTCAAAACTAGTGCTGcaaaacaagtaacttttgaTCGAGTTATGACAGTAGCACATGTGAAGAAACCAGATGTTTTTAGTCGCCTTGGAATTTGA
- the LOC143370091 gene encoding uncharacterized protein LOC143370091: MMFLKNVKMVSFCGQRIILSRHSLLKVPKRNGYLVLLPEIGENLPEKYPLLKEDNNPEFNSFTIEKCVAAIGKQTMEFEDEIKKLGEKLEHIGSVCPETLFEDVLNPMEEMYTSLNITWGIAKTLYFGNQSLMPTQYYISIHERASRASASRYVNMPIYQACKDIIDNNDSELTNEQRRIILKFILEGKLNGLDVFGKKKEKLAAVSLLIYRKVKEFSQKVEVAINQFNYTIQDPLTVKDFPEELLKAMVKDVSQSDVGPWTVTLNPVVMKPFMEYCPDRSLRWRVWEADVTKASLFQERLLQTSTLLEEIRFERNKRAKILGYKTFADLSMETKMAGSVENIYSVLDTLLETARPAQEYEFKELTAFANARSPEGALQPWDIPYWGRKQLHSVYKYREEDFKNYFPLPKVLSGMFELIETLFDIKIVESKKADVWHKDVRFFDIFDLKQSSTSPISSFYLDPYARGGEKVRVPHDVGYMVTIKERSKASNTKPLVALIFNFRPPFGEKPSLLSFRDIQTLFQKFGHMMQHTLTAVEYAEIAGFSFVEWDAVFISDYFFENWLYEPSVLKQISCHQDTGEPLPTEMIETLRNVKSHLSGYNLCTQLYLSRFDLELHTGNEFWNTIMNRLWKKHFVIPQNKKDCHVCSFESIFSGDFAAAYYSTVWSKMVAADLYNIFEEIPTKDVQMLKEIGGRYRETFLALGGSYPTSEIFRKFRGRDPNPKALLKNLGLDIKARMLESVGEKVEKN; encoded by the exons ATGATGTTTTTAAAGAATGTCAAAATGGTCTCATTCTGCGGGCAGAGAATTATCTTGTCGCGACACTCCTTGTTGAAAGTTCCAAAACGCAATGGTTATTTGGTACT CCTCCCAGAAATCGGGGAGAACCTACCTGAGAAATATCCTTTACTGAAGGAGGACAATAATCCAGAATTCAATAGTTTCACGATAGAAAAATGCGTGGCTGCTATCGGGAAGCAAACGATGGAATTCGAGGACGAAATCAAAAAGTTAGGGGAAAAATTAGAAC ACATTGGAAGCGTTTGTCCCGAGACACTGTTCGAAGATGTACTGAATCCCATGGAGGAGATGTATACATCCTTGAACATCACGTGGGGCATTGCAAAGACATTGTACTTTGGAAATCAGAGCTTAATGCCCACGCAATATTACATAAGTATTCATGAGCGTGCTAGCAGAGCTTCTGCCAGTAGGTATGTCAACATGCCAATTTATCAGGCGTGCAAGGATATCATAGATAACAACGACAGCGAATTGACCAATGAACAGAGgagaattatattaaaattcatattGGAGGGAAAATTGAATGGATTAGATGTGTTTggtaagaagaaagaaaaactaGCGGCAGTGTCGTTACTAATATATCGCAAAGTGAAGGAATTCTCGCAGAAAGTGGAG GTAGCTATAAATCAGTTCAATTATACGATACAAGACCCTTTAACCGTGAAGGACTTTCCAGAAGAGCTTTTAAAAGCTATGGTGAAAGATGTCAGTCAGTCTGATGTCGGTCCATGGACAGTAACTTTGAATCCTGTTGTTATGAAACCATTTATGG AATATTGTCCTGATCGTTCTTTGAGATGGAGAGTCTGGGAAGCAGATGTTACCAAAGCGTCTCTGTTCCAAGAGAGACTGTTACAAACAAGTACGCTATTGGAAGAAATTCGATTCGAAAGAAACAAACGGGCAAAGATTTTAGGGTACAAAACATTCGCCGATTTAAGTATGGAAACTAAAATGGCTGGAAGCGTGGAGAATATTTATTCCGTGTTGGATACCTTGCTGGAAACAG CTCGGCCCGCTCAAGAGTACGAGTTTAAAGAGCTCACTGCATTTGCAAATGCAAGAAGTCCCGAAGGTGCACTCCAACCGTGGGACATACCGTACTGGGGTAGAAAACAACTTCATAGCGTATACAA GTACAGGGAAGAAGACTTCAAGAATTATTTCCCGCTACCGAAAGTATTGTCCGGAATGTTCGAATTAATTGAAACGCTATTCGATATAAAGATTGTTGAAAGCAAGAAAGCAGATGTCTGGCATAAAGACGtacggtttttcgatatctttgaTTTGAAGCAATCGAGTACCAGCCCGATAAGTAGCTTCTATTTAGACCCTTACGCAAGAGGTGGTGAAAAAGTTCGAGTGCCACACGATGTGGGATATATGGTGACGATAAAAGAGAGAAGTAAAGCAAGTAACACAAAACCATTGGTTGCATTGATATTTAACTTTCGTCCACCATTCGGCGAGAAACCGTCTTTGCTTTCGTTCAGAGATATTCAAACTCTTTTCCAAAAG TTCGGGCATATGATGCAACACACATTAACGGCAGTGGAGTATGCTGAAATAGCTGGATTTTCGTTCGTAGAGTGGGACGCGGTATTTATTTCCGACTACTTCTTTGAAAATTG GTTGTACGAACCGTCTGTATTGAAACAAATCTCCTGCCATCAAGATACTGGGGAACCACTGCCGACAGAGATGATTGAAACATTGAGAAACGTAAAATCGCATTTATCCGGTTATAATCTGTGTACACAACTCTACTTGTCGCGATTCGATTTAGAATTACATACTGG taATGAATTCTGGAATACAATAATGAATCGCTTGTGGAAGAAGCACTTTGTAATCCCGCAGAACAAAAAAGATTGCCATGTCTGTTCGTTTGAATCTATATTCAGTGGGGATTTTGCAGCTGCTTATTACAG CACTGTCTGGTCGAAAATGGTCGCTGCCGACTTATACAATATTTTCGAAGAGATACCAACGAAAGATGTGCAAATGTTAAAGGAAATTGGCGGTAGATATCGTGAAACGTTCTTAGCTTTGGGCGGTAGCTATCCTACCAgtgaaattttcagaaaattcagAGGAAGAGATCCTAATCCAAAAGCGCTATTAAAAAATCTTGGATTGGATATTAAAGCTAGGATGTTAGAAAGTGTCGGTGAAAAGGTtgagaagaattaa